In Pseudomonas fakonensis, one DNA window encodes the following:
- the xdhB gene encoding xanthine dehydrogenase molybdopterin binding subunit, with protein sequence MSNHHAVKSQAEMAALFSQDLTTGVGRSLKHDSADKHVAGEAVYIDDRLEFPNQLHVYARTADRAHARILRIDTSPCYQFEGVRIAITHEDIPGLKDIGPVVAGDPLLAIDKVEFFGQPVLAVAARDLDTARRAAMAAIVEYEDLEPVLDVVDALRKKHFVLDSHTHQRGDSAAALASAPHRIQGSLHIGGQEHFYLETQISSVMPGEDGGMIVYCSTQNPTEVQKLVAEVLDVPMHKIVVDMRRMGGGFGGKETQAASPACLCAVIARLTGQPTKMRLPRVEDMMMTGKRHPFYVEYDVGFDDKGRLHGINFDLAGNCGYSPDLSGSIVDRAMFHSDNAYYLGDATVHGHRCKTNTASNTAYRGFGGPQGMVAIEQVMDHIARHLALDPLAVRKANYYGKTERNVTHYYQTVEHNMLEEMTADLEASSDYFERRESIRRFNANSPVLKKGLALTPVKFGISFTATFLNQAGALIHIYTDGSIHLNHGGTEMGQGLNTKVAQVVAQVFQVDFKRIQITATNTDKVPNTSPTAASSGADLNGKAAQNAAEILKKRLTEFAARHFNVTEEDIEFRNGHVRARDQIVSFEQLVQQAYFAQVSLSTTGFYRTPKIFYDRSQARGRPFYYYAFGAACVEVIVDTLTGEYKMLRADILHDVGDSLNPAIDIGQVEGGFIQGMGWLTTEELVWNAKGKLMTSGPASYKIPAVADMPIDMRVKLVENRKNPEDTVFHSKAVGEPPFMLGIAAWCAIKDAVASIADYRVQPNIDAPSTPERVLWGCEQMRKAVTAAQPAEPELETVIH encoded by the coding sequence ATGTCTAACCATCACGCCGTCAAGAGCCAGGCCGAAATGGCCGCACTGTTCAGCCAGGACCTGACCACCGGGGTCGGCCGCAGCCTCAAGCACGACAGCGCCGACAAGCACGTGGCGGGCGAAGCGGTGTACATCGACGACCGTCTGGAATTCCCCAACCAGCTGCACGTGTATGCGCGCACCGCCGACCGCGCCCATGCGCGCATCCTGCGCATCGACACCAGCCCCTGCTACCAGTTCGAGGGGGTGCGCATCGCCATCACCCACGAGGATATCCCGGGCCTGAAAGACATAGGCCCAGTGGTGGCCGGTGACCCGCTACTGGCCATCGACAAGGTCGAGTTCTTCGGCCAGCCGGTGCTCGCCGTGGCCGCCCGCGACCTGGACACCGCGCGCCGCGCGGCCATGGCTGCAATCGTCGAGTACGAGGACCTGGAGCCGGTGCTGGATGTGGTCGATGCGCTGCGCAAGAAGCACTTCGTGCTCGACAGCCACACCCACCAGCGCGGCGATTCGGCCGCTGCCTTGGCCAGCGCCCCGCACCGCATCCAGGGCAGCCTGCACATTGGTGGCCAGGAGCACTTCTACCTCGAGACCCAGATCAGCTCGGTGATGCCCGGCGAAGACGGCGGCATGATCGTCTACTGCTCCACGCAAAACCCCACCGAGGTGCAAAAGCTGGTGGCCGAGGTGCTGGATGTACCCATGCACAAGATCGTCGTCGACATGCGCCGCATGGGCGGTGGCTTTGGCGGCAAGGAAACCCAGGCCGCCAGCCCCGCGTGCCTGTGCGCGGTGATCGCGCGCCTGACCGGCCAGCCAACCAAGATGCGCCTGCCGCGGGTCGAGGACATGATGATGACCGGCAAGCGCCACCCGTTCTACGTCGAGTACGACGTGGGCTTTGACGACAAGGGCCGGCTGCACGGCATCAACTTCGACCTGGCCGGCAACTGCGGCTACTCCCCTGACCTGTCCGGCTCGATCGTCGACCGCGCCATGTTCCACTCCGACAACGCCTACTACCTGGGCGATGCCACGGTGCACGGCCACCGCTGCAAGACCAACACCGCCTCCAACACCGCCTACCGCGGCTTCGGCGGCCCGCAGGGCATGGTGGCCATCGAGCAGGTGATGGACCACATCGCCCGGCACCTGGCGCTGGACCCGCTGGCGGTGCGCAAGGCCAACTACTACGGCAAGACCGAACGCAACGTCACCCACTACTACCAGACCGTCGAGCACAACATGCTCGAAGAGATGACCGCCGACCTTGAAGCCAGCAGCGACTACTTCGAGCGCCGCGAGTCGATCCGCCGCTTCAACGCCAACAGCCCGGTGCTGAAAAAAGGCCTGGCGCTGACCCCGGTGAAGTTCGGCATCTCGTTCACCGCCACCTTCCTCAACCAGGCAGGTGCCTTGATCCACATCTACACCGACGGCAGCATTCACCTCAACCACGGCGGCACCGAGATGGGCCAGGGCCTGAACACCAAGGTGGCGCAGGTGGTGGCGCAGGTGTTCCAGGTGGACTTCAAGCGTATCCAGATCACCGCCACCAACACCGACAAGGTGCCCAACACTTCGCCCACCGCTGCCTCCAGCGGCGCCGACCTGAACGGCAAGGCGGCGCAGAACGCGGCCGAAATCCTCAAGAAGCGCCTGACCGAGTTCGCCGCCCGGCACTTCAACGTGACCGAGGAAGACATCGAGTTCCGCAACGGCCATGTGCGCGCCCGCGACCAGATCGTCAGCTTCGAGCAACTGGTACAGCAGGCCTACTTCGCCCAGGTGTCGCTATCGACTACAGGCTTCTACCGCACCCCGAAGATTTTCTACGACCGCAGCCAGGCCCGTGGCCGGCCGTTCTACTACTACGCCTTCGGCGCCGCCTGCGTGGAGGTGATCGTCGACACCCTGACCGGCGAGTACAAGATGCTGCGCGCCGACATCCTGCACGATGTGGGCGACTCGCTGAACCCGGCCATCGACATCGGCCAGGTGGAAGGCGGCTTCATCCAGGGCATGGGCTGGCTGACCACCGAGGAACTGGTGTGGAACGCCAAGGGCAAGCTGATGACCAGCGGCCCGGCCAGCTACAAGATCCCGGCGGTGGCCGACATGCCGATCGATATGCGCGTGAAGCTGGTGGAAAACCGCAAGAACCCCGAGGACACGGTGTTCCATTCCAAGGCCGTGGGCGAGCCGCCGTTCATGCTCGGCATCGCCGCCTGGTGCGCGATCAAGGACGCGGTGGCGAGCATCGCCGATTACCGCGTGCAGCCGAACATCGACGCGCCGTCGACGCCGGAGCGGGTGCTGTGGGGCTGCGAGCAGATGCGCAAGGCGGTGACTGCGGCGCAGCCAGCGGAGCCCGAGCTGGAAACCGTCATTCACTGA